In one window of Plasmodium cynomolgi strain B DNA, chromosome 13, whole genome shotgun sequence DNA:
- a CDS encoding hypothetical protein (putative), with protein sequence MTIHTRCTYYPIHHFVNPLLYIKKKKKRKVKPQIEKLVEDVLNQALKEIYENQELSKIINKINHYEQIRQEKYQSLKNYEQNSDNFYKQTQHKIKDRILLKKKVEIIMKKKIAHSKAKKNMHFILQKNLDLYSLMEYFPSGLEKNMNLIVLPWLADLILYLIRVKKEIVHYVMADMIENSFVSRTEILEAYKRLKKWVPHKTYILIKQKI encoded by the exons ATGACCATACACACACGTTGCACTTATTACCCcattcaccattttgttaatccCCTTttgtacattaaaaaaaaaaaaaaaaggaaagtgaaGCCCCAGATTGAGAAGCTTGTTGAAGATGTCCTAAATCAAGCATTAAAAGAG ATCTACGAAAACCAAGAGTtaagtaaaataataaacaaaataaaccaTTACGAACAAATCAGACAAGAGAAATATCAATCCCTTAAAAACTACGAACAGAATAGTGACAACTTTTACAAACAAACG caacacaaaataaaagacagGATCCTACTCAAAAAGAAAGTCGaaattataatgaaaaaaaagattgcCCATAGTAAAGCCAAGAAGAACATGCACTTTATACTTCAGAAAAACTTGGACCTGTATTCCCTGATGGAATATTTCCCAAGCGGCTTGGag AAAAACATGAACCTAATCGTGCTCCCATGGCTGGCGGACTTAATTCTGTACTTG ATAAGGGTGAAAAAGGAGATAGTCCACTACGTCATGGCGG ACATGATAGAAAACAGCTTTGTTTCCAGAACGGAGATACTTGAGGCCTataaaaggttaaaaaaatgggtccCACACAAAACCTACATCCTTATCaaacagaaaatttaa